A region from the Desulfomarina profundi genome encodes:
- a CDS encoding DUF58 domain-containing protein, protein MDSQLTRKILKQVRRIEVRTKRLVNDSLAGSYQSVFKGRGMNFDEVREYVPGDDIRSIDWNVTARTGIPHVKKFTEERELTIMLLIDISGSGDFGSKEISKRELMAEVGSILAFSAVKNNDKVGLLLFTDFTELYIPPQKGRTHILRIIREILFFSPKGKKTDLKLPLDFINRVIKRKCVTFLLSDFCFSDDFETSLQSLHPKLRVTARRHDLIAVVVSDPREFILPDVGWLALEDAESGEQIELDTSDPRIRKQYAELAETRRIKLKKTLRSAGIDIMDLSTDAPCLPVLTGFFGKRKGRVAP, encoded by the coding sequence ATGGACAGTCAGCTCACCAGAAAAATCCTGAAACAGGTCAGGAGGATAGAAGTCCGCACCAAAAGACTTGTCAACGACAGTCTGGCGGGAAGCTACCAGTCTGTTTTCAAGGGACGGGGGATGAACTTTGACGAGGTGCGCGAATATGTTCCAGGAGACGATATCCGCTCCATCGACTGGAACGTAACTGCCCGCACCGGGATTCCCCACGTGAAGAAGTTCACAGAAGAACGGGAGCTGACCATCATGCTGCTCATTGATATCAGCGGCTCCGGAGATTTCGGTTCAAAAGAGATATCCAAGCGTGAGCTAATGGCGGAGGTAGGTTCTATTCTTGCCTTTTCCGCAGTGAAAAATAATGACAAAGTGGGGCTGCTGCTCTTTACCGACTTCACGGAACTCTATATTCCACCCCAGAAGGGAAGAACTCATATTCTCAGAATTATACGTGAAATCCTCTTCTTTTCACCAAAAGGAAAAAAAACTGATCTCAAGCTCCCCCTGGATTTCATCAATCGGGTCATCAAGAGAAAATGTGTCACCTTTCTCCTTTCTGATTTCTGTTTCAGCGACGATTTCGAAACATCACTCCAGAGCCTGCACCCCAAGCTGCGGGTTACCGCCAGGCGCCATGACCTTATCGCTGTTGTGGTCAGCGATCCCCGTGAATTCATCCTTCCCGATGTGGGGTGGCTGGCCCTGGAAGATGCGGAAAGCGGAGAGCAGATCGAACTTGACACATCCGACCCCCGTATTCGCAAACAGTACGCGGAACTGGCTGAAACCAGGAGAATAAAACTGAAAAAAACACTACGTTCCGCGGGAATAGACATAATGGATCTCAGCACAGATGCTCCCTGCCTTCCTGTTCTCACAGGTTTTTTCGGTAAACGGAAAGGGAGGGTCGCTCCATGA
- a CDS encoding ATP-binding protein, giving the protein MLDQLKSQIEYREKMADNLEHEIRTPLAGISASLKNMAQEMSDPSPRIRDYLDWALEDIERLETLLTAVRDATNLSEALTHDFKEDFDLSRAIEMWLNHGWKQAFPGINFVYNSPELPHMLHGDPARIRQMLDKLIENAISFHTEETPIEINLRQEYDFLELRVINEGTPIPQEFETQIFSSMVSFRQQKGTRPHLGLGLYIVQTIVAHHQGSVRASSLQNDRTGAVFTVRLPISTTSN; this is encoded by the coding sequence ATGCTTGACCAACTGAAAAGTCAGATTGAATACCGTGAGAAAATGGCGGACAACCTGGAACATGAAATCAGAACACCCCTGGCGGGCATCTCTGCTTCATTAAAAAATATGGCCCAGGAGATGAGTGACCCATCCCCAAGAATTCGGGACTATCTCGACTGGGCCCTGGAAGATATTGAACGTCTGGAAACCTTGCTGACAGCTGTTCGCGATGCCACAAACCTCAGCGAGGCCCTGACCCACGACTTCAAGGAAGATTTTGACCTGAGCCGGGCAATCGAAATGTGGCTGAATCACGGCTGGAAGCAGGCCTTTCCCGGTATCAATTTTGTGTACAATTCCCCGGAGCTCCCCCATATGCTCCATGGAGATCCGGCACGTATCCGCCAGATGCTCGACAAACTCATTGAAAACGCCATTAGTTTTCACACTGAAGAGACACCCATAGAAATCAACCTTCGGCAAGAGTATGATTTTCTGGAACTCAGGGTTATAAATGAGGGAACACCCATCCCGCAGGAATTTGAAACACAGATATTCTCTTCCATGGTCTCTTTCAGACAGCAGAAGGGTACGAGGCCTCACCTTGGCCTGGGCCTGTATATCGTTCAGACCATAGTTGCCCACCACCAGGGCAGTGTAAGGGCGTCATCCCTCCAGAATGATCGAACGGGGGCCGTATTCACTGTTCGGTTGCCGATAAGCACCACTTCGAATTGA